One part of the Mangrovibacillus cuniculi genome encodes these proteins:
- a CDS encoding GNAT family N-acetyltransferase has translation MNIVKQIEELNFALLQSFSNRQDQPWGVLFWNEHQPDYYNANHAHVSEPPLQPEYVIDEVISFYEKMTVTPRFYLYNMESLTTFIHALKEKGFQVEEFPEPVQLWDGVLTSLPENQAVTLEKVTATNYLDAVEVECQIEEFGGRAVREKAFETEFNDSRYTHYLLKYNGVPCSTACLFVHGDQGRVESVATIEAYRGKGLIGFLLQHIQEEAQKLQLQKLWVHPITERVEKVYSRYGFTTILTLQTGHAFLGGKGIKEIQGR, from the coding sequence ATGAATATCGTAAAACAAATAGAAGAATTAAACTTTGCTCTTCTACAATCATTTTCAAATAGACAAGACCAACCGTGGGGAGTGTTGTTTTGGAATGAGCATCAACCAGACTATTATAATGCCAATCATGCTCATGTGAGTGAACCACCGCTGCAGCCAGAATACGTAATCGATGAGGTCATTTCATTTTATGAAAAAATGACTGTGACTCCAAGATTTTATTTATATAACATGGAGTCTCTGACAACATTTATCCATGCGTTAAAAGAGAAGGGGTTTCAAGTAGAAGAGTTTCCAGAGCCCGTTCAACTATGGGATGGAGTCCTTACCTCGTTGCCAGAAAATCAAGCTGTCACTCTTGAAAAGGTAACAGCTACGAATTATCTGGATGCCGTAGAGGTGGAGTGTCAGATAGAGGAATTCGGAGGACGAGCAGTTCGCGAAAAGGCGTTTGAAACAGAATTTAACGATTCGCGATATACACATTATTTACTGAAGTATAACGGAGTTCCTTGTTCTACAGCATGTTTATTTGTACATGGAGATCAAGGGCGAGTAGAAAGTGTCGCGACGATCGAAGCCTATAGAGGAAAAGGGTTAATAGGCTTTTTGCTACAGCATATTCAAGAAGAAGCCCAAAAGCTACAACTTCAAAAACTATGGGTTCATCCGATTACGGAACGAGTGGAAAAGGTATATAGTCGCTATGGCTTTACTACCATTCTTACTTTACAAACTGGACATGCTTTCTTAGGTGGGAAGGGAATAAAGGAGATACAAGGAAGATAA